The following are encoded together in the Astyanax mexicanus isolate ESR-SI-001 chromosome 8, AstMex3_surface, whole genome shotgun sequence genome:
- the LOC103042538 gene encoding protein mono-ADP-ribosyltransferase PARP14-like translates to MSDYQYAVYFVASNLLKEDLKKIRQYFQIRRRSGGGECGDVEKIRENFYRIAFEEEADQKRVLRKKDHTIQLSVQRNLQITLSCNEIQEDNSFAQTASRQQTASSCKPVEKILKLDSYLLRFLKENKKASLDLEKRLSSLNCSFKLDLDSKKVVVVKDEVKSDEDDIALDKWKAKVEDVFFELQKHYDIYFEFNPETLMILKQNPFLPTEDLGIYREEDVVVIVGEPMELQKLLKAMKLQQQICKECLVSEANFDLVKEQFRLEIESNFSEINIAQDRPGSVVLKGPKEQVEAAGSKLQELLSQIQEKRIHLHQALTTFLSSSGAIQKFQVRFQQSLRSPVLFETRNSDLVLMSLSTGALQEAAAAVQRDLCMESVPLEGTEANSPGIDSLKESLNQALQEANQGSTNVELIYQPGTHADPRIKVQVVGYSNEVSKLKKIIQDYKENQATCHDSLPLPLPEMVDYFSELLPLLGVNSDNVTLVATRSPAPCIRLSGPRCQVRDLKTTLTSAFGGLTSKRVKVDGPGVLQFFQGGGLKTQSLLQNSYQVVIVLLSNIPTRAPPISNTAWNSLPNLHTFVSNPQASLVDSSVALEIVFGGLEGQQVDVLVAPMLNSNLTSTKVGMCLLDKAGQRLKSNFDAAKSTNTIAAGDVLEVDGTPLGCKKVFFIECVPSSGSTKEKALRDGLERALALCEQQGWDSVAMPVIGPGPAMSVPIRDATRILTEVIGTFGRTGFTGSLRTIRIVMMPNYSDSEEMFQAVSTGLSGQIVDSSGHAVFQSLSSEIDEIIIGAGNCQLHLVYGDISNETTDAVVNTTDFSDFQTDVCSDILTVAGPAVQAQLTGAKVQKGKIFTTQPGNFPCKMIMHVSGKSDAGNIKGLARDIVSKCEQLRYQSVAIPAICAGKGGLDARLVAQSILQGVKDATIGANFKHLKIIRIVLLKIHVFLEFKSMAKQLFSTFTQVTAAVSAAPLRTASRGRYSSSLSLDMSSLVQSLPVHQRSTAEFLVIGQSAQNVSDACLELKQAYEKECSTQSFTTEELKHLAQDEIDHITNNADSLGVEINQQSPDRLTVRGLNSGVIEFNRLVQGALVRQVRGREQDLIFARVNWCILGIWGVWERLPKEANYQLENNNIFGGVLDAQGQKWTVNLKGMEATSVNTPGLVSKLKRLENLSDFTFPLYWDSMGSGEALKLVTLHPSSAEYNRVKMDFKRTVQKAVLKIERVQNVHLRRAYEVRKKELQDKNGDLVGAGEKVLYHGTTEEACLSIQRTNFDRRFAGQNATRFGIGTYFAVDASYSSDPVFSKPAADGTQVMFVALVLTGQYTQGQSDMMTPPPRSTQDPNDRYDSVVDNVQKPSKFVVFHDCQAYPDYLITFK, encoded by the exons acaGCCTCGAGTTGTAAACCAGTGGAAAAGATTTTGAAATTGGATTCTTATCTTCTGCGATtcctgaaagaaaataaaaaagcatcctTGGACTTGGAGAAACGCCTTTCCTCTCTAAACTGCTCCTTTAAATTAGACCTGGACTCTAAGAAAGTAGTGGTAGTAAAAGATGAAGTCAAGTCTGATGAAGATGATATTGCCCTTGATAAGTGGAAAGCAAAGGTGGAGGACGTGTTTTTTGAGCTGCAGAAACACTATGACATCTATTTTGAGTTTAACCCTGAGACGCTAATGATCCTCAAGCAAAACCCCTTTTTACCCACAGAAGACCTTGGAATCTATAGAGAAGAAGATGTAGTTGTAATTGTGGGAGAACCTATGGAGCTGCAGAAGCTCCTAAAAGCCATGAAGTTGCAACAGCAGATCTGTAAAGAGTGTCTTGTGTCTGAAGCAAATTTTGATCTTGTGAAAGAGCAGTTCAGGCTAGAAATAGAGTCTAATTTTTCAGAGATCAACATTGCACAAGACAGGCCTGGCTCTGTTGTTCTTAAAGGTCCTAAGGAGCAAGTTGAAGCTGCAGGGTCAAAGCTTCAGGAGCTGTTGAGTCAAATTCAAGAGAAAAGGATTCATCTTCATCAAGCCCTCACAACATTCTTGTCATCAAGTGGTGCTATACAAAAGTTCCAGGTGCGATTCCAACAGAGTCTACGCAGTCCAGTTCTGTTTGAGACCAGAAATTCAGACCTGGTTCTAATGAGCCTGTCCACTGGGGCTCTTCAGGAAGCAGCGGCTGCAGTGCAGAGGGACCTGTGCATGGAGTCAGTGCCACTAGAGGGAACTGAAGCTAATTCACCTGGAATAGACTCTCTGAAAGAATCTTTGAATCAAGCCTTACAAGAAGCTAATCAAGGAAGCACTAATGTGGAGTTAATTTATCAACCAGGAACACATGCTGATCCCAGGATTAAGGTGCAAGTAGTGGGATACAGCAATGAAGTTAGcaaattaaagaaaatcataCAGGACTACAAGGAAAACCAAGCAACCTGCCACGACTCTTTGCCTCTACCTCTACCAGAAATGGTAGATTATTTCTCTGAGCTTTTGCCACTTCTAGGTGTGAACTCAGACAATGTAACTCTAGTGGCTACACGCTCACCTGCTCCCTGCATCAGACTCTCAGGACCACGTTGTCAAGTAAGAGACCTGAAGACAACATTGACTTCAGCATTTGGAGGCCTTACCTCAAAGAGAGTCAAAGTGGATGGTCCAGGCGTTTTGCAGTTCTTCCAAGGGGGAGGTTTAAAAACCCAGTCATTACTGCAGAATTCCTATCAGGTTGTGATAGTACTTCTGAGCAACATACCAACTAGAGCACCACCAATCAGCAACACAGCATGGAACAGCCTCCCTAATCTACATACCTTTGTGTCTAACCCTCAAGCAAGTCTTGTAGATTCATCTGTGGCTCTTGAAATTGTATTTGGAGGTCTTGAAGGACAGCAG GTTGATGTACTTGTTGCCCCCATGTTGAACTCAAATCTTACGTCAACCAAAGTAGGAATGTGCTTGTTGGACAAAGCTGGACAGCGACTAAAGAGCAATTTTGatgctgccaaaagtacaaacACAATTGCTGCTGGAGATGTGCTAGAGGTAGATGGGACTCCACTGGGGTGCAAGAAGGTGTTTTTTATTGAGTGCGTACCTTCTAGTGGAAGCACAAAGGAAAAG GCACTACGAGATGGTCTGGAACGAGCTCTGGCACTTTGTGAGCAGCAGGGTTGGGACTCTGTTGCTATGCCAGTTATTGGTCCTGGACCAGCGATGTCAGTACCCATCAGAGATGCTACCCGTATTCTGACAGAGGTCATTGGCACATTTGGTCGTACTGGATTTACTGGATCTCTCAGGACCATACGCATTGTTATGATGCCTAACTACTCCGATTCTGAAGAG ATGTTCCAAGCAGTCAGCACAGGGCTAAGTGGACAAATAGTGGACTCTTCTGGGCATG CTGTCTTTCagtctttaagttcagaaattgATGAAATCATCATTGGAGCGGGAAATTGCCAGCTTCATCTGGTGTATGGTGACATTAGCAACGAGACGACAGATGCTGTTGTAAACACCACAGATTTCAGTGACTTTCAGACAG ATGTGTGCAGTGACATCCTGACTGTTGCTGGACCAGCAGTCCAGGCTCAGCTTACAGGAG CTAAGGTACAAAAAGGTAAGATCTTCACCACCCAACCTGGAAACTTTCCCTGTAAGATGATCATGCACGTAAGCGGAAAGAGTGATGCAGGCAATATCAAAGGACTTGCTCGGGACATTGTGTCCAAATGTGAACAATTACGTTACCAATCAGTGGCCATTCCTGCTATATGTGCCG GCAAAGGAGGCCTTGATGCACGCCTTGTGGCTCAGTCCATTCTCCAAGGAGTGAAGGATGCTACGATAGGTGCTAACTTCAAACATCTCAAAATTATTCGTATTGTTTTACTGAAAATTCATGTTTTCTTGGAGTTCAAATCAATGGCAAAGCAGCTCTTCAGTACATTTACACAAGTGACAG ctgctGTGTCTGCTGCACCTCTCAGGACTGCCAGTAGAGGACGCTATTCATCCAGTTTGTCCTTAGATATGAGCTCCCTTGTTCAATCCCTGCCAGTCCATCAGAGGAGCACAGCTGAATTTCTTGTCATTGGCCAATCTGCCCAGAATGTCTCAGATGCTTGTCTGGAACTTAAGCAGGCTTATGAGAAAGAGTGCTCGACTCAGTCATTCACTACAGAGGAGCTCAAACACCTTGCCCAAGATGAAATTGACCACATCACCAATAATGCAGATTCTCTGGGTGTAGAAATAAACCAGCAAAGCCCAGATAGACTTACAGTAAGAGGCCTTAATAGTGGAGTTATTGAATTCAACCGACTGGTGCAAGGAGCTCTTGTTAGACAG GTACGAGGGCGAGAACAGGACCTAATCTTTGCCCGTGTCAactggtgcattctgggaatttgGGGCGTCTGGGAGAGGCTGCCCAAAGAGGCCAATTACCAGCTAGAGAACAATAACATTTTTGGAGGGGTGCTGGATGCACAGGGACAGAAGTGGACAGTAAACCTGAAAGGAATGGAGGCCACATCTGTGAACACTCCAGGCCTGGTGTCCAAGCTTAAACGACTGGAGAACCTTTCAG ATTTTACTTTTCCTCTTTACTGGGATAGCATGGGGTCAGGAGAGGCCCTAAAACTGGTCACTCTGCACCCCAGCTCTGCTGAGTACAACAGGGTGAAAATGGACTTCAAGAGGACAGTCCAGAAAGCAGTGCTCAAG ATTGAGCGCGTACAGAATGTGCATCTGCGTCGTGCTTATGAAGTTCGGAAGAAAGAGCTGCAGGATAAGAATGGAGATCTGGTGGGGGCTGGAGAGAAAGTTCTGTATCATGGAACCACAGAGGAAGCCTGCTTGTCCATACAGAGGACTAACTTTGACCGCAGATTTGCTGGACAAAATG CTACAAGATTTGGTATTGGAACGTACTTTGCAGTGGACGCCAGTTACTCTTCCGACCCAGTGTTTTCCAAACCTGCTGCAGATGGAACTCAGGTCATGTTTGTTGCCCTCGTTCTGACGGGTCAGTATACCCAGGGTCAGAGTGACATGATGACTCCGCCTCCCCGCTCCACTCAGGACCCCAATGACCGTTATGACAGTGTAGTCGACAACGTGCAGAAGCCCAGTAAATTTGTAGTGTTCCACGACTGCCAGGCCTACCCAGACTACCTCATCACATTCAAGTGA